From the Anabas testudineus chromosome 23, fAnaTes1.2, whole genome shotgun sequence genome, one window contains:
- the pmpcb gene encoding mitochondrial-processing peptidase subunit beta, which translates to MAASLQRLTSAGRYLLQRQLQKTYSLKRLAAGPHRLLATQAAHQVALNVPETKVTTLENGLRVASEDSGLTTCTVGLWIDAGSRYENERNNGTAHFLEHMAFKGTRKRSQLDLELEIENMGAHLNAYTSREQTVYYAKAFSKDLPRAVEILADIIQNSTLGEAEIERERGVILREMQEVETNLQEVVFDYLHATAYQSTALGRTILGPTENIKTINRGDLVEYITTHYKGPRIVLAAAGGVAHDELINLAKYHFGKLPGRYQGEAPALPPCHFTGSEIRVRDDKMPLAHIAIAVEAVGWSHPDTIPLMVANTLIGNWDRSFGGGVNLSSKLAQMTCQGNLCHSFQSFNTCYTDTGLWGLYMVCEPGTINDMMHFTQMEWMSLCTSVTETDVARAKNLLKTNMLLHLDGSTPICEDIGRQMLCYSRRIPLHELEARIDAINAKTIKDVCTKYIYNKAPAIAAVGPIEQLPDYNQIRSGMFWMRT; encoded by the exons ATGGCGGCGTCGTTACAGCGGCTCACGTCTGCCGGGAGATATCTCCTTCAAAGACAATTACAAAAGACATATTCATTGAAAAGG CTCGCCGCTGGGCCACACAGACTTTTGGCTACTCAGGCTGCTCACCAGGTGGCCCTAAATGTTCCCGAAACCAAAGTGACCACTCTAGAGAACGGACTCCGGGTGGCTTCAGAGGATTCTGGACTAACCACTTGCACA GTAGGCCTGTGGATAGACGCTGGCAGTCGCTATGAGAATGAGAGAAACAATGGAACGGCACACTTTCTGGAGCATATGGCCTTTAAG ggcACTAGGAAGCGGTCCCAGTTGGATCTGGAGCTGGAGATTGAGAACATGGGGGCACATCTGAATGCCTACACATCCCGAGAGCAAACCGTGTATTATGCCAAAGCCTTCTCCAAGGATCTACCACGAG CTGTAGAGATCCTGGCTGACATCATCCAGAACAGTACTCTGGGAGaggcagagatagagagagagcgaggggtCATCCTCAGAGAGATGCAGGAAGTGGAGACTAATCTGCAGGAAGTGGTCTTTGACTACCTGCATGCGACAGCGTATCAGTCCACAGCTCTGGGCCGGACCATTCTGGGCCCCACAGAGAACATCAA GACTATAAACAGAGGAGACCTGGTTGAGTACATCACCACTCACTACAAAGGCCCTAGAATAGtgctggctgctgctggag GAGTTGCACATGATGAGCTCATCAACTTGGCCAAATACCACTTTGGGAAACTTCCAGGTAGATACCAAGGTGAAGCGCCAGCTCTTCCTCCCTGCCACTTCACAGGAAGTGAG ATCCGTGTGCGGGATGACAAGATGCCTCTGGCTCATATCGCCATCGCAGTGGAGGCAGTTGGATGGTCTCACCCTGACACCATCCCCCTCATGGTGGCAAACACGCTTATTGGAAATTGGGACCGCTCGTTCGGTGGAGGCGTG AACCTCTCCAGTAAACTGGCTCAGATGACGTGTCAGGGAAACCTGTGCCACAGCTTCCAGTCCTTTAACACCTGCTACACTGACACAGGCCTGTGGGGTCTGTACATGGTGTGTGAGCCCGGCACCATCAACGACATGATGCACTTCACTCAGATGGAATG GATGTCTTTGTGTACGAGTGTGACTGAGACTGACGTGGCCCGGGCAAAGAATCTGCTCAAGACCAACATGCTCCTCCATCTCGATG GATCCACTCCTATCTGCGAGGACATCGGCAGACAGATGCTGTGCTACAGTCGCAGGATCCCTTTGCATGAGCTGGAGGCCAGAATCGAT GCCATCAATGCAAAAACCATCAAGGACGTTTGCACCAAATACATCTACAACAAGGCTCCTGCCATCGCAGCAGTTG
- the phax gene encoding phosphorylated adapter RNA export protein yields the protein MADGGDLMEGDLEDGEISGSSSDTEMGSAAGAAATQARSQDPPAFSSQSFQSRAAVQPPATAYRSIGGTVESSDSDPDSSDEEAALWRRKRQKVSNAPQPPACTGRPGPTPSLTSSAPRGHKVNNIWGSVVQEQCQDAITAELGIFGMEGEVSMSSRNVETYNFVLARKIMEKEREMERQTKDEGEVGMLDDQLEEYMKGRGSGEIAGVDAKRKRPAKERLGPIAEMDIKGRCEITEDDPEDKVAEEIAYRLQEPKTDLIERVVKVIGTKKAIELLGETATLEESGGVYTMDGSRRRTPGGVYLNLLKNTPSISKAQIRKIFFEEQQKDFKSKKAAQKRRRHVVAKKMKQAIGTLNLQEHDDVSRETFASDTNEALESLEEAAEEEEEPQEEVAVGTEEAAVVYNSADLEVF from the coding sequence ATGGCGGATGGCGGAGATCTAATGGAGGGTGATCTGGAAGATGGAGAGATCTCCGGGTCCAGCTCGGACACTGAGATGGGatctgcagcaggagcagcagccaCACAAGCTCGATCCCAGGACCCTCCAGCTTTCAGCAGCCAGTCCTtccagagcagagctgctgttcagcCCCCTGCTACAGCCTACCGCAGCATCGGTGGGACGGTGGAATCCAGCGACAGTGACCCGGATTCGTCGGACGAGGAGGCGGCCCTGTGGCGCAGGAAGCGTCAGAAAGTGTCCAACGCTCCCCAGCCACCTGCTTGCACCGGGCGGCCAGGACCGACCCCGTCTCTGACCTCCAGCGCACCGAGAGGCCACAAGGTGAACAACATCTGGGGCTCCGTGGTCCAGGAGCAGTGCCAGGATGCCATAACCGCAGAGCTGGGCATATTTGGCATGGAAGGTGAAGTTAGCATGTCCAGCAGAAACGTGGAGACTTATAACTTTGTCTTGGCTCGGAAGAtaatggagaaggagagagagatggagaggcagACGAAGGATGAGGGAGAGGTTGGCATGCTGGATGACCAGCTGGAGGAGTACATGAAGGGCCGGGGGTCAGGGGAGATTGCTGGAGTGGATGCAAAGAGGAAGAGACCAGCTAAAGAGAGACTGGGCCCTATAGCTGAAATGGACATCAAAGGCCGGTGTGAGATCACAGAGGATGATCCTGAGGATAAAGTGGCAGAGGAGATAGCATACAGGCTGCAGGAGCCTAAAACAGACCTTATTGAGCGTGTTGTTAAAGTTATTGGAACGAAAAAAGCCATAGAACTGCTTGGAGAGACCGCCACGCTGGAAGAAAGCGGCGGCGTGTACACCATGGACGGAAGCCGGCGACGAACACCAGGCGGGGTGTATCTCAACCTGCTGAAGAACACACCCAGCATCAGCAAGGCCCAGATCAGAAAGATATTCTTCGAGGAGCAACAGAAGGATTTCAAAAGCAAGAAGGCTGCTCAGAAGAGGAGGCGCCATGTGGTGGCCAAGAAGATGAAGCAGGCCATTGGCACACTGAACTTGCAGGAGCACGACGACGTCTCCAGGGAGACTTTCGCCAGTGATACCAACGAGGCCTTGGAGTCGCTGGAGGAGGCcgcagaggaggaagaggagcccCAGGAGGAAGTGGCTGTGGGCACTGAGGAGGCAGCTGTGGTCTACAACTCGGCAGACCTGGAGGTCTTCTGA